The following coding sequences lie in one Salvelinus fontinalis isolate EN_2023a chromosome 21, ASM2944872v1, whole genome shotgun sequence genomic window:
- the spag8 gene encoding sperm associated antigen 8: MTALDASVEQKSIGKCLLYNWVEERATAVLDNERPRAHIHKNGHKGILTMDLSSKVQGVTTVNDSFTPPKGHGVRQRGLRGELLENDLLKKISEQTHAEFNPDPPKTEFCSTTKEDYKVEGFQPSLPSPLKEHDYKSDQAITFWSENYHQIQGVTAVRTRDTPFKMNATFSTPISEHMDDKPILYTPEN, translated from the exons ATGACTGCATTGGACGCTTCTGTTGAACAAAAATCTATTGGAAAATGTTTGCTGTATAACTGGGTAGAGGAG CGGGCCACTGCCGTCCTTGACAATGAGAGGCCCAGAGCGCACATCCACAAAAATGGACATAAAGGGATTCTGACTATGGATCTATCATCCAAAGTTCAAGGTGTCACCACGGTGAATGATTCTTTCACCCCTCCCAAGGGTCATGGAGTGAGACAAAGAG GCCTCAGAGGAGAACTTTTGGAAAATGATCTGCTCAAGAAAATAAG tgagcagacacatgcagaatttaaccctgaccctccgaAAACAGAGTTCTGCTCCACTACCAAAGAGGACTACAAAGTTGAAGGCTTTCAGCCTTCCCTGCCTTCACCACTAAAG GAGCATGACTACAAAAGTGATCAGGCAATTACCTTTTGGAGTGAGAATTATCATCAGATACAG GGTGTGACAGCGGTGAGAACCAGGGATACCCCATTCAAGATGAACGCCACCTTCAGCACACCTATCAGTGAACACATGGATGACAAGCCTATTCTGTACACACCGGAGAATTAA